The stretch of DNA CGCGGGGTCTGTGTTCTGTTTAGCGGGGTTTATGAGCTCATTTGTGGAGTTGTGTGTGTTTAACTGGCGGCTCGCCGATGCCGGTGCGGGGCACCCCGCCGTACCTACCGCGTTTGGGGCAAACGAAATCTCCTCGCGGCTGCGGATCGGCCGCCCCCCACGCCGCTGTTTCGGACAAACGCCGAGCTCCCCGAAAAACGTGAGCGGAGTGTCTTGGGCAGGGAGGAAAGGACAGAGGATGGGCTCACCTGGGTGTGGATGATCTTGTGCCGGCAGAGCGTGCTCGCCTgtctgaagcccttcccgcaaACTTTGCAAACAAAGGGTCTGGCTCCCGTGTGCACCGGCATATGGCGCGTTAAGTTATAATGTGCATTAAATACCTTGAAAGAGAAAgcagacaaaataaaagaaaataaaataaaattgcgATTAGAAGGCGAGAGTGCCGAGGGGAAGCCGTCGTTTAAAAATCAAGCAAGCAAGCGACAGACATCCGGCGGGCAGACGGACGGGGAcaggaggctggggaagggaggcGGGCTACGGCACTACTTGCCTTTCCACAAACTTCACACGTGAAAACTTTGGGCTTGCTGCTCGGGGAGCCGCGGCTGAACTCCGACGTCTTATAGGCGATTTTTTCCGAGAGTATCTGAGCACTTTCTTTCATGTAGTGCTGCAACTGAGCCTGCGATAAATCCTTGAAGGCCACCCCCGCTGGGTACTTGTCCACGGTCGGTAGCACCAGCTTGTTCCGCTCCGCCAGGTAAGCCTTGGGCTGCGGGTGCAAGGGAGAGCTGAGGAAATAAGAAGCCACCGGGTGGATGTTGACACTGGAGGACGGGTGACAGGGGCTGTCGCCTCGGTTGAAATAGCACAGGGCTCCCATGGCGTGGAAGGAGGAGTGATTGACCACTCGGGGTCTTACCAGTTTGTACTGCTGCAAGGGCAGGGCATCGCGGGGGAAATCTCCTTTCAAGCTCAGGGCACAGTTCAAGAGATCGCCGCAGCTAAAGGAGGGCGAGGAAGAGGAATCTAAGTGAGCCTTCCTGGGTTCCGCTCCAGCCACCGCCGCTTTGGGCAGGGTGTCGTACGCCACCGGGACAAAGGGGATCATGCAGGGAATGGAGGAGTTGAGGTGCAGCGGATGCTTGGGGTCGCCTTTGGCCACGGAGCCATGGAGGAGCTGCGGGACGGGGATGGAGCGGGGCTCTGGAGTCCGCGCCATGATGCGCTCAATGGAGAAGGCGAGTGGCTTGGGCGTGCTGATCATGTTGCTCCTGGCAGACAGGCTTTCTCTGGACGGAGGAGTCGCTAAGATTTTGGTCGCCGTGTGGTGGCCACTATTGTCCATGGCTGAATTGCATTTGTTCTCCCGGTTTGAGCTGCTCTGGTAGAcgcctctttttttttctttttttttttttttccttttttttttttttttcctctcccctttctctctctttcactTTCTCTGCCCCTTTTCTTGTTAGTGATCTGCGAAGAGAGAGACCAGCATCGCCGCTGCCACCATCACCACAGCCTCCTCCGGCGGAACCAGCCTTCTCAGTCCAGTGGACTCATGCCAGCCCATCACAGTTTACTTTGGCGCACCAATGACTCGGGACAATCGCTACTTATTTCTATCAATAGAAAGTGTTGTGTCAATAACGCAGCCAAGATCTCGCCAATCGTTAACTTCCAAGAGGAGAAGGTAAACTAGATAATTGCTCAATTCGCTTCCAACAGTCAACAGGAAAAGTTTTTCCCCCCCAGCAAGCGGCTACTTTTCATTGGCGCCCGCGCCTCCCCCGCCCAGGGAAGGAGGTGGCCCTCCCTCCTTCTCGcctctctcccctctgcctccctcccgctctctttttattattattatttgcaaTCTGCTTAACCAGGCTTTAGAGGCCAAGCAAATCCGAGATCAATTTTCTTGTTTGGCTTTAAATGACATCATCTAAAATCATTGTCCAAGTGCTAAATAGGGATGTGAAACCCAATTCAAGGGCAAGCGCCAGGGTGTTTGTCAAACAAGGTGCTGCAGAAGAAGCGGCTGGAGGGGAAGCTGTTTCCTTGCCACTTTCCAGCCCGAGCTCTTTTTGTGCGTGCCTACGTGTGTGTGtctgagggagggagggaaatggctgctctgctcctggtaCTGCTCCTGGGACTGCTCACTGTTTTAAAGAACAAGGTCAGGTGGCAGTGAGCTTTTGGAAAACAGAGTAGACAAATAAGCGGGGGACTTGCAGCAAGCAGACGGCGAGACCAGCGCGTGGGGCTGCAGGAACCTCCCGGGCCAAGTGGAACGAGTGCTTGGGAGCAAAAGGATGATTCAAAAcctggggcaggggaagagaagaaaaaggaggtaGGAAGAAGGAGTGCCTTTTAAATATGAagcattatttatatatttttgtatatatatacatatgtagcCTGCATATACACTAAACATAGCTTCTGTGACCTTACAGAATACACACACAACACAAATACTGAAAACTCAGGCTTGGCGTAGATACACGAAGAAATATACAGCTCACACACTGTATATAGGTATATATGCACCTAAACAGATGCAATCACCATGTATTAAATAGAAGCTTGACGGCCCTGTTCGGGGCGGGCAGCGCCAGCGGGTGTTCGTCTTTTCAGCGAAGCGAAGGTCGGGGAGATGAGACGGGCAGCAGCGGGTACAGGACTTTCTGTATTCCCGCCCACCGCACCACCCGACAGTTCGGGCTCAGGAAAGGTCCCGTTCCTCCCGTCGGTCTGGGGTTCGCTAGACTGATGGCTGAGAGGCCACTACCGAAATAATACCCAGGAGAAGCCAAAGGTCCCTCCGTCCCTGCCACCCCTGGGAGCGAGCAGCCAGGCCACGTCCAGCACTGCCCTTCTCCGAGGCAGGGGAAGAGAGGCAGGAGGTTTCGTGTTTGCTAATGGAGGGAGGCCTCCAGT from Poecile atricapillus isolate bPoeAtr1 chromosome Z, bPoeAtr1.hap1, whole genome shotgun sequence encodes:
- the LOC131572577 gene encoding fez family zinc finger protein 1-like, encoding MDNSGHHTATKILATPPSRESLSARSNMISTPKPLAFSIERIMARTPEPRSIPVPQLLHGSVAKGDPKHPLHLNSSIPCMIPFVPVAYDTLPKAAVAGAEPRKAHLDSSSSPSFSCGDLLNCALSLKGDFPRDALPLQQYKLPKAYLAERNKLVLPTVDKYPAGVAFKDLSQAQLQHYMKESAQILSEKIAYKTSEFSRGSPSSKPKVFTCEVCGKVFNAHYNLTRHMPVHTGARPFVCKVCGKGFRQASTLCRHKIIHTQEKPHKCNQCGKAFNRSSTLNTHTRIHAGYKPFVCEFCGKGFHQKGNYKNHKLTHSGEKQFKCNICNKAFHQVYNLTFHMHTHNDKKPFTCPTCGKGFCRNFDLKKHVRKLHDSALGLPRAPAELGGPEPPPPPGALLQGPPPLQP